The Pelmatolapia mariae isolate MD_Pm_ZW linkage group LG10_11, Pm_UMD_F_2, whole genome shotgun sequence genome includes a region encoding these proteins:
- the washc5 gene encoding WASH complex subunit 5: protein MVDFLADNNLCGQAILRIVSRGNAIIAELLRLSDFIPAVFRLKDKSDQQKYGDIICDFSYFKGPEYYEGKLEAKPELQDLDEEFRENNIEILSRFYLAFESVHKYIVDLNRYLDDLHEGVYIQQTLETVLLNEDGKQLLCEALYLYGVMLLVIDQKIEGEVRERMLVSYYRYSAARSSGDSNLDDICKLLRSTGYSSQPGAKRPANYPESYFQRVPISATFTSMVIGRLRSDDIYNQVSAYPLPEHRSTALANQAAMLYVCLFFSPSILHTQQAKMREIVDKYFPDNWVISIYMGITVNLVEAWEPYKAAKTALNYTLDSANIKEQATRYAASMESLRPQVQQLLKEGFLREEIILDNIPKLLNCLRDCNVAIRWLMLHSAESAYDPNNKRLRQIKDQVLNDSKYNPKILFQLLLDTAQFEFTLKEMFKQMLSEKQIKWESYKKEGSERMTELAEVFSGVKPLTRVEKNENLQAWFREISKQIESLNYEDSTAAGRKTVQLIQALVEVQEFHQLESNLQVCQFLADTRKFLHQMIRTINIKEEVLITMQIVGDLSYAWQIIDSFTSIMQESIRVNPSMVTKLRATFLKLASALDLPLLRINQANSADLLSVSQFYSGELVSYVRKVLQIIPESMFTSLAKIIKLQIHDIMEVPTRLDKDKLKDYAQLTARYEVAKLTHDISIFTEGILMMKTTLVGIIKVDPKQLLEDGIRKELVKRVAYALHKGLIFNPKAKPSELMPKLKEMGATMDGFYRSFEYIQDYVSIYGLKIWQEEVSRIVNYNVEQECNSFLRTKIQDWQSVHQSTHIPIPKFPSVDESATFIGRLCREILRITDPKVTCYIDQMNTWYDLKSHQEVTNNRLFSEIQNTLGTFGLNGLDRLLCFMIVRELQNFLTILQKTILKDKAVVEVFRTLQGAVSPVQGIVANASKVYSSAVAKSQKIWGTYLEAIMKVGQMQILRQQIANELNYSCKFDSKHLAAALENLNKSLLADIEAHYQDPSLPYPKEDNTLLYDITAYLEAAGIHNPLNKIYITTKRLPYFPVINFLFIIAQLPKLQYNKNQGMTCRKATDPVDWPPLVLGLLTLLKQFHSRYTQQFLALIGQFIRSIMEQCTSQKIPDMPSDVVGALMFLEDYVKYTKLSRKVAEAHVPSYIFDEFRTIL, encoded by the exons ATGGTGGACTTCCTGGCAGACAACAACCTGTGCGGCCAGGCTATCCTCAGGATAGTTTCCAGAGGAAATGCCATCATTGCTGAGCTCCTACGCCTCTCTGACTTCATCCCTGCAGTTTTTAGACTCAAGGACAAAAGTGACCAGCAGAAATACGGAGACATTATCTGTGACTTTAGCTACTTCAAG GGTCCTGAGTATTATGAAGGAAAGCTGGAAGCCAAACCGGAGCTTCAGGACTTGGATGAAGAGTTTAGAGAGAACAACATCGAGATTCTGTCAAGGTTCTATCTGGCTTTTGAGAGCGTCCACAAATACATAGTGGATCTTAACAG ATATTTGGATGACCTACATGAGGGTGTTTATATTCAGCAGACCTTGGAGACTGTGCTTCTAAATGAGGATGGGAAACAGCTCCTA TGTGAAGCTCTCTACCTGTATGGAGTCATGCTGCTGGTTATTGACCAAAAAATTGAAGGAGAAGTCAGAGAGAGGATGCTTGTTTCCTATTATAGATACAG TGCTGCCCGTTCCTCGGGTGACTCCAACCTGGATGACATCTGTAAGCTCCTACGTAGCACCGGCTACTCCAGCCAGCCTGGGGCCAAACGACCAGCCAACTACCCGGAGAGCTACTTCCAGAGAGTTCCCATCAGTGCCACTTTTACTAGCATGGTCATCGGGAGGCTGCGCTCGGACGACATCTACAACCAA gttTCTGCGTATCCTCTACCAGAACATCGCAGCACAGCACTGGCTAACCAGGCGGCCATGCTCTACGTCTGCCTCTTCTTCAGCCCCTCCATACTGCACACCCAGCAGGCAAAGATGCGGGAGATAGTGGACAAATACTTTCCTGATAATTGG gttATCAGTATTTACATGGGGATCACAGTGAACCTGGTGGAAGCCTGGGAACCATACAAAGCTGCCAAGACTGCGCTCAACTACACCCTGGACTCTGCTAACATCAAAGAGCAg GCTACTCGGTATGCAGCCAGCATGGAAAGCCTGAGGCCTCAGGTGCAGCAGCTGCTAAAGGAAGGTTTCCTCAGGGAGGAaattatcttggacaacatcccaAAACTGCTCAACTGTCTGAGAGACTGCAATGTTGCTATTCGCTGGCTGATGTTGCACTCTGCAGAGTCAG CCTATGACCCAAACAACAAGCGCCTTCGTCAGATCAAAGACCAAGTACTTAATGACTCCAAGTACAACCCTAAGATCCTTTTCCAGCTGCTGCTTGACACAGCTCAGTTTGAGTTCACACTCAAAGAG ATGTTCAAGCAGATGCTTTCAGAGAAGCAGATCAAATGGGAGAGCTACAAGAAGGAGGGATCAGAGAGAATGACTGAGCTGGCTGAAGTCTTCTCTGGTGTCAAACCTCTTACCAGGGTGGAGAAAAATG AGAACTTACAGGCTTGGTTCAGGGAAATCTCAAAGCAGATTGAGTCTTTGAACTATGAGGACTCCACGGCTGCTGGGAGGAAGACGGTCCAGCTGATACAGGCTCTTGTAGAG GTCCAGGAGTTCCACCAGCTGGAGTCCAACCTGCAAGTTTGTCAGTTCTTGGCTGACACCAGGAAGTTCCTGCACCAGATGATCCGCACAATCAATATCAAAGAAGAAGTCCTTATTACCATGCAAATAGTTGGAGATCTGTCCTATGCGTGGCAGATTATTGACAG CTTTACATCCATTATGCAGGAGAGCATCAGAGTCAACCCATCCATGGTTACCAAACTGAGAGCTACATTTCTGAAG CTGGCATCTGCATTGGATCTTCCATTGCTGCGTATCAACCAGGCCAACAGTGCTGACCTGCTGAGTGTTTCTCAGTTCTACTCTGGAGAGTTGGTGTCCTATGTGAGAAAG GTGCTGCAAATTATCCCAGAGAGCATGTTCACTTCGCTGGCCAAAATAATCAAGCTTCAGATCCACGACATTATGGAGGTGCCCACACGGCTGGATAAGGACAAGCTAAAGGACTACGCCCAACTGACGGCTCGCTATGAA GTGGCAAAACTAACTCATGACATATCTATTTTCACTGAGGGCATTTTAATGATGAAGACTACTCTCGTTGGGATCATCAAG GTGGATCCTAAGCAGCTTCTGGAGGATGGCATCAGGAAGGAGCTGGTGAAGAGGGTGGCTTATGCACTGCACAAAGGCTTAATATTCAATCCAAAGGCAAAG CCCAGTGAACTGATGCCCAAGTTAAAGGAGATGGGCGCCACCATGGATGGCTTCTACAGGTCGTTTGAATACATCCAGGACTACGTCAGCATTTATGGCCTTAAAATCTGGCAGGAGGAAGTGTCCCGCATCGTCAACTATAATGTGGAACAGGAGTGCAACAGTTTTCTCAGAACCAAG ATCCAGGACTGGCAGAGCGTGCACCAGTCCACCCACATTCCTATTCCCAAGTTTCCCTCTGTGGACGAGTCTGCCACCTTCATCGGTCGTCTCTGCAGAGAAATCCTCCGAATCACTGATCCCAA GGTGACATGTTACATTGACCAGATGAATACCTGGTATGACCTGAAGAGCCACCAGGAGGTGACTAACAACAGATTGTTTTCTGagatccagaacaccctgggtACATTTGGCCTTAACGGACTGGACCGCCTGCTCTGCTTCATGATTGTCAGGGAACTTCAG AACTTCCTGACAATACTTCAGAAGACCATCCTGAAGGACAAAGCTGTGGTGGaggtcttcagaacattgcaagGTGCCGTCAGTCCAGTCCAAGGCATTGTGG CAAATGCCAGCAAAGTCTACAGCAGTGCTGTGGCCAAATCCCAGAAGATCTGGGGTACATATCTGGAAGCCATCATGAAG GTTGGTCAGATGCAGATTCTCAGACAGCAGATCGCTAATGAGCTTAACTACTCCTGCAAGTTTGACTCCAAACACCTGGCGGCTGCACTGGAAAACCTCAACAA GTCTTTGCTGGCAGACATTGAGGCCCATTACCAGGACCCATCCCTGCCTTATCCTAAAGAGGACAACACTCTTTTGTACGATATCACTGCCTACCTGGAGGCTGCTGGCATTCACAATCCTCTCAACAAG ATCTACATCACTACAAAGCGCCTCCCGTACTTCCCCGTCATCAACTTCCTCTTTATTATTGCTCAGCTGCCTAAACTTCAGTACAACAAAAACCAAG GAATGACCTGCAGGAAAGCAACAGACCCGGTCGACTGGCCTCCACTGGTGCTCGGCTTGCTCACCCTGCTAAAGCAGTTCCACTCCAGATACACACAACAGTTCCTGGCTCTCATTGGTCAATTCATCCGCTCAATCATGGAGCAGTGCACAAG TCAGAAAATCCCTGACATGCCTTCTGATGTGGTGGGAGCTCTGATGTTCCTTGAAGACTACGTGAAGTACACAAAACTGTCACGTAAG gtGGCGGAAGCTCATGTGCCCAGTTATATTTTTGATGAGTtcagaacaatactgtga
- the nsmce2 gene encoding E3 SUMO-protein ligase NSE2 translates to MSLSAVHGTLSSLKSCQADIGTGMDIVTDVAMDLAEAQDDEMNPGIKEMEAMILECAKLDREINYFVDVVQQVTAEVATQQPEAMFSLSAKVKEQFTERIAQLSDADLHTHQKVMAFKESVKNSFKQANQESAESMEELDEDIAVTQSQVNFTCPLTQVEMVNPVKNKKCNHHYDEAAILSLIKTRRSQKKKCRCPVVGCGNTDVKDSDLIPDQMLRRRIQSYKRQNNRT, encoded by the exons ATGTCTCTGAGCGCTGTTCACGGAACTCTGTCGAGTCTGAAATCCTGTCAGGCTGATATCGGGACAGGTATGGACATTGTGACAGACGTGGCTATGGACCTGGCGGAAGCTCAGG ATGACGAGATGAACCCGGGCATCAAAGAGATGGAGGCCATGATTCTGGAGTGTGCCAAGCTGGACAGGGAGATTAACTACTTTGTTGATGTGGTGCAACAAGTCACAGCTGAG GTTGCCACTCAGCAGCCGGAGGCCATGTTCAGCCTGTCTGCCAAAGTGAAGGAGCAGTTCACAGAGAGAATAGCCCAACTCTCTGACGCTGACCTGCACACTCACCAGAAAGTAATGGCTTTCAAGGAAAGTGTCAAAAACTCTTTCAAACAAG ctaaCCAGGAGTCAGCAGAGAGCATGGAGGAGCTCGATGAGGACATCGCTGTGACACAGAGTCAAGTCAACTTCACCTGCCCGCTCACACAG GTGGAAATGGTGAACCCGGTAAAGAACAAGAAGTGTAACCACCACTATGATGAAGCAGCAATCCTAAGCCTGATCAAAACAAGACGCAGCCAGAAAAAGAAATGCCG CTGTCCCGTGGTGGGCTGTGGAAATACAGATGTGAAAGATTCTGACCTCATTCCTGACCAGATGCTGAGGAGAAGGATCCAGAGCTacaagaggcagaacaaccggACTTAA